The following proteins are encoded in a genomic region of Cryptomeria japonica chromosome 11, Sugi_1.0, whole genome shotgun sequence:
- the LOC131859729 gene encoding receptor-like protein EIX2: protein MIDGEFPPWISTQISLEWLVITNASLVGVIPSWLWETSPQLNYLDLSGNKLSGCIPSMWPSYMSILLLNDNLFSGNIHPNLGKLSNLNMLNLANNKITGVIPVSLSNCSHLKMLNLANNKITGVIPVSLSNSSFLIVLNLGNNSLEGSLPYEFSKLSELYSLVVHSNNLNGSFPSSIANCSKLQVLDIGNNLFEGQIPTLIGNISELKVLIMKENKFTGSIPLEIGQLKHLQILLLSSNHISGSIPHTIVFLQAMANESQNGFVLSTYINGPVYQDGLDMILKGTEQHYQYILSTLTSIDLSSNELEGKVPSNFGDLKGLRLLNLSMNNLNGTIPKSFGEMHQLDSLDLSRNHFSGQIPTELESLSFLGSLDLSNNHLSGSIPQGIHMIDFGESSYSGNPNLWGCPLPRNCSWPQFVPSPPPIYINKIKKSTKYPWYAISLGLSFGMAFGGIISLIMIKISWRNEYFNKVDAILKFLFPWMKNLTL, encoded by the coding sequence ATGATTGACGGTGAATTTCCACCTTGGATTTCAACACAAATTTCACTTGAATGGTTGGTTATAACTAATGCCAGTCTTGTGGGCGTAATTCCCTCTTGGCTATGGGAAACCAGTCCTCAGTTAAATTATCTAGATCTTTCAGGAAATAAATTGAGTGGGTGCATCCCATCAATGTGGCCTTCTTATATGAGTATACTGCTGCTCAATGACAATTTGTTCAGTGGCAATATTCATCCAAACCTGGGCAAGCTATCTAATCTCAACATGTTAAATCTTGCAAACAACAAGATAACAGGAGTGATCCCTGTCAGTTTGTCCAATTGTTCTCATCTCAAAATGTTAAATCTTGCAAACAACAAGATAACAGGAGTGATCCCTGTCAGCTTGTCCAATAGCTCTTTCCTTATTGTCCTGAATTTGGGAAATAATAGTTTGGAGGGAAGCTTACCATATGAGTTTAGTAAGCTGAGTGAATTATATTCATTAGTTGTTCACAGTAATAATCTGAATGGATCATTCCCTTCTTCAATAGCAAATTGTTCAAAACTACAGGTTCTTGATATTGGAAACAATTTGTTTGAAGGCCAAATACCAACATTAATTGGAAATATCTCAGAGCTAAAAGTATTGATAATGAAGGAGAACAAATTTACAGGCAGTATTCCTTTAGAGATAGGTCAATTAAAGCACCTCCAGATCTTGCTCCTTTCTTCCAATCATATCTCAGGTTCAATTCCGCACACAATTGTATTCTTGCAAGCAATGGCAAATGAAAGTCAAAATGGTTTTGTATTATCCACTTATATTAATGGGCCAGTATATCAAGATGGATTGGATATGATTTTAAAAGGTACAGAGCAGCACTACCAATATATTCTTTCCACACTCACATCCATAGATCTCTCAAGCAATGAATTGGAGGGAAAAGTTCCTTCTAATTTTGGGGATTTGAAGGGGCTAAGGCTTCTAAACCTTTCAATGAACAACTTGAATGGGACCATTCCAAAAAGTTTTGGAGAAATGCATCAATTGGATTCCTTAGACCTTTCAAGAAATCATTTTTCAGGACAAATCCCTACAGAGCTTGAATCTCTAAGCTTTTTGGGTTCActggatctatcaaacaaccacCTTTCAGGAAGCATACCACAAGGAATACATATGATTGACTTTGGAGAATCCTCTTATTCAGGGAATCCTAATTTATGGGGGTGTCCCCTACCCAGAAATTGTTCTTGGCCACAGTTTGTTCCTTCTCCTCCTCCAATTTacattaataaaataaagaaaagcaCTAAATATCCATGGTATGCGATAtcattgggattgtcctttggaatgGCTTTTGGGGGGATAATATCATTGATCATGATAAAAATCAGTTGGAGAAATGAATACTTTAACAAAGTTGATGCAATCCTAAAGTTCTTATTTCCCTGGATGAAGAATTTGAcattgtga